Proteins co-encoded in one Setaria viridis chromosome 9, Setaria_viridis_v4.0, whole genome shotgun sequence genomic window:
- the LOC117835594 gene encoding TPD1 protein homolog 1B, with amino-acid sequence MVQARKILNSNATTGGDPRGVAAATVHYTAERPATTALGDCSEEVVQVSQVDAGLLPNGIPSYSVTITNTCLDCTVRDVHVSCGEFASTELVDPSSFQRLAYGDCLVRDGGPIGPGETVSFEYSNSLIYSMDVASVSCGDI; translated from the exons ATGGTTCAAGCCCGCAAGATACTCAACAGCAATGCGACCA CCGGAGGCGACCCGCGCGGCGTTGCTGCTGCCACGGTACACTACACGGCGGAGCGGCCGGCCACCACGGCGCTGGGTGACTGCTCGGAGGAGGTCGTGCAGGTGTCCCAGGTCGATGCAGGCCTGCTGCCGAACGGCATCCCCTCCTACAGCGTGACCATCACCAACACGTGCCTTGACTGCACGGTGCGCGACGTCCACGTCTCCTGCGGCGAGTTCGCCTCCACGGAGCTCGTCGACCCTAGCAGCTTTCAACGCCTTGCGTACGGGGACTGCCTCGTCAGGGACGGCGGGCCTATTGGCCCCGGCGAGACGGTCTCATTCGAGTACTCCAATTCCTTGATTTACAGCATGGATGTAGCGTCGGTCTCATGTGGCGATATTTAG
- the LOC117840903 gene encoding peptide methionine sulfoxide reductase A3 yields the protein MPPLPTSPAASPLLLASRLGALHGPAPLLFHHHRRAGAGASSVHFLAPRRKTRPGPAMSWLGKLGLSGLGGSPRASEASAALAQGPDEDQPAPGNEFAQFGAGCFWGVELAFQRVPGVTRTEVGYSQGNLHEPTYEDVCTGATNHNEVVRVQYDTTACKFDDLLDVFWARHDPTTPNRQGNDVGTQYRSGIYYYTPEQEKAARESLEKQQKLLNRTIVTEILPAKRFYRAEEYHQQYLEKGGRFGFRQSAAKGCNDPIRCYG from the exons ATGCCTCCGCTCCCCACCtcacccgccgcctcccctctcctcctcgcctcccgcctcggcgccctccacggccccgcccccctcctcttccaccaccaccgccgcgccggcgccggcgcttccTCAGTCCACTTCCTCGCGCCGCGCAGGAAGACCCGCCCGGGCCCGGCGATGAGCTGGCTGGGTAAGCTGGGCCTGAGCGGGCTGGGCGGCAGCCCGCGCGCGTcggaggcgtcggcggcgctggcgcaggGCCCCGACGAGGACCAGCCCGCGCCCGGCAACGAGTTCGCGCAGTTCGGCGCCGGCTGCTTCTGGGGCGTGGAGCTCGCGTTCCAGCGCGTCCCGGGGGTCACGCGCACGGAGGTGGGATACAGCCAGGGGAACCTCCACGAGCCGACCTACGAGGACGTCTGCACCGGCGCCACCAACCACAACGAGGTCGTCCGCGTGCAGTACGACACCACCGCCTGCAAGTTCGACGACCTCCTCGACGTCTTCTGGGCGCGCCACGACCCCACGACGCCCAATCGCCAG GGCAATGACGTTGGAACCCAGTATAGGTCAGGGATCTACTACTACACCCCGGAGCAGGAGAAGGCGGCGAGAGAATCCCTGGAGAAGCAGCAGAAGCTTCTGAATCGGACGATTGTTACCGAGATCCTCCCCGCCAAGAGGTTCTACAGGGCAGAAGAGTACCACCAGCAGTACCTCGAGAAGGGAGGCCGCTTCGGGTTCAGGCAGTCTGCAGCCAAGGGCTGCAACGATCCCATCCGCTGCTACGGATGA
- the LOC117840904 gene encoding uncharacterized protein, with the protein MGAAGAIRRAAASAADRACAGARGFRRALARFAPRPSAFVPAADAEATAVRAVRNLRTFRFHYAFLQWALLLASLVPRHRASVVFLMAASKGLLVYGGLLKAFPNSALLRRLLDSRLVAAVFVALVLADIVAAGAVANLLAALAAGVPIIVLHASFRVRDDLEGASPEAAAENGKEDEASAVVEKKEDGDVEAGPTRRSMAAAPRSPK; encoded by the coding sequence ATGGGTGCTGCCGGCGcgatccggcgggcggcggcgtcggcggccgacCGGGCGTGCGCGGGGGCGCGGGGCTTCCGCCGCGCGCTGGCCCGGTTCGCACCGCGGCCCTCGGCGTTCgtgcccgccgccgacgcggaggCCACCGCGGTGCGCGCCGTGCGCAACCTCCGCACCTTCCGCTTCCACTACGCCTTCCTGCAGTGGGCGCTCCTGCTCGCCTCCCTCGTGCCGCGCCACCGGGCCTCGGTCGTCTTCCTCATGGCGGCCTCCAAGGGCCTCCTCGTCTACGGGGGGCTCCTCAAGGCGTTCCCCAACTCGGCGCTGCTCCGGAGGCTCCTCGAcagccgcctcgtcgccgcggtCTTCGTCGCGCTCGTCCTCGCCGACATCGTCGCCGCGGGCGCCGTCGCcaacctcctcgccgcgctcgcagCGGGCGTCCCGATCATCGTCCTCCACGCGTCCTTCCGCGTCCGCGACGACCTCGAGGGGGCCTCCCCCGAAGCCGCGGCGGAGAACGGCAAGGAGGACGAGGCGTCGGCGGtcgtggagaagaaggaggacggcgacgtcgaggcggggcccacgcggcggTCCATGGCGGCGGCACCAAGATCGCCCAAATGA
- the LOC117840905 gene encoding nucleoside diphosphate kinase 1, which yields MEHTFIMIKPDGVQRGLIGEIISRFEKKGFYLKALKLVNVERCFAEKHYSDLSAKPFFQGLVDYIISGPVVAMVWEGKSVVTTGRKIIGATNPLASEPGTIRGDFAVDIGRNVIHGSDSIESATKEIALWFPEGLANWQSSQHPWIYEK from the exons aTGGAGCACACCTTCATCATGATCAAGCCCGACGGCGTCCAGAGGGGCCTC ATTGGTGAGATCATCAGCCGCTTTGAGAAGAAGGGCTTCTACCTCAAGG CCTTAAAGCTTGTGAACGTGGAGAGGTGCTTCGCTGAGAAGCACTACTCTGATCTGTCCGCCAAGCCCTTCTTCCAGGGCCTTGTGGACTACATCATCTCTGGCCCTGTGGTTGCCATGGTCTGGGAGGGCAAGAGCGTTGTCACAACTGGCCGCAAGATCATCGGTGCCACCAACCCCCTGGCTTCCGAGCCTGGCACCATCCGTGGTGACTTTGCTGTCGACATTGGCAG GAATGTCATTCATGGAAGTGACAGCATTGAGAGTGCTACCAAGGAGATTGCCCTGTGGTTCCCCGAGGGCCTCGCCAACTGGCAGAGCAGCCAGCACCCCTGGATCTATGAGAAGTAA